Proteins encoded together in one Salvelinus fontinalis isolate EN_2023a chromosome 6, ASM2944872v1, whole genome shotgun sequence window:
- the LOC129857639 gene encoding T-complex protein 1 subunit gamma-like yields the protein MMGRPIVVLSQNMKRESGRKVQKGNIGAAKAIADVIRTCLGPRAMMKMLLDPMGGIVMTNDGNAILREIQVQHPAAKSMIEISRTQDEEVGDGTTSVIILAGEMLSVAEQFLEQQMHPTVIISAYRHALDDMLDMLKDISTPVDVNDRAQMLKIINSAICTKALSRWSTMACNIALDAVRTVELEEHGRKEINIKLYAKVEKVPGGFIEDSCVLKGVMVNKDVTHPRMRRMIKNPRIILLDCSLEYKKGESQTDIEITREEDFSRILQMEEEYIQTICEDVIRLKPDLIFTEKGISDLAQHYLMKANITAIRRVRKTDNNRISRACGARIASRTDELREEDVGTGAGLFEIKKIGDEYFTFVTECKDPKACTILLRGASKEILAEVERNLQDAMQVCRNVLLDPSLLPGGGAVEMAVSKRLMERSKTLTGVEQWPYRAVAQALEVIPRTLIQNCGASTIRVLTSLRAKHTLEACASWGVNGETGTLADMMELGICEPLAVKAQTYKTAVETAILLLRIDDIVSGIKKKGDDQAGGGQGAE from the exons ATGATGGGAAGACCAATCGTCGTGTTGA GCCAGAATATGAAAAGAGAGTCTGGACGCAAGGTTCAGAAAGGGAACATAGGTGCAGCAAAG GCAATAGCAGATGTCATCAGAACATGCCTGGGACCAAGAGCCATGATGAAG ATGCTGCTAGACCCCATGGGCGGCATTGTCATGACCAATGATGGCAACGCCATCCTCCGAGAG ATCCAAGTGCAGCACCCGGCAGCCAAGTCCATGATTGAGATCAGCCGCACCCAGGATGAGGAGGTGGGAGACGGCACCACGTCAGTCATCATCCTTG CTGGGGAGATGCTGTCTGTAGCAGAGCAGTTCCTGGAGCAGCAGATGCACCCCACAGTCATCATCAGTGCCTACAGACACGCCCTGGACGACATGCTCGACATGCTCAAAGACATCAG CACCCCGGTGGACGTGAATGACAGGGCGCAGATGCTGAAGATCATCAACTCTGCCATCTGCACCAAGGCCTTGAGCCGTTGGTCTACCATGGCGTGTAATATTGCCCTGGACGCCGTGCGCACTGTGGAGTTGGAGGAGCACGGACGCAAGGAGATCAACATTAAGCTGTACGCCAAAGTGGAGAAG GTGCCTGGTGGCTTCATTGAGGACTCATGTGTGCTAAAAGGCGTGATGGTCAACAAGGACGTCACTCACCCCCGCATGCGCAGAATGATCAAGAACCCCCGCATCATCCTGCTAGACTGCTCCCTGGAGTACAAGAAGGGCGAGAGCCAG ACTGACATTGAGATCACACGTGAGGAGGATTTTTCCAGGATCCTTCAGATGGAGGAAGAGTACATCCAGACGATCTGTGAAGATGTCATCCGCCTCAAGCCAGACCTCATCTTCACCGAAAAGGGCATCTCAG ACCTGGCACAGCACTATCTGATGAAGGCCAACATCACAGCCATCCGCCGTGTCAGAAAGACTGACAACAACCGCATTTCAAG GGCATGTGGGGCTCGCATCGCCAGTCGTACAGATGAGCTGCGTGAGGAGGATGTGGGAACTGGCGCCGGCCTGTTTGAGATCAAGAAGATTGGAGACGAGTACTTCACCTTCGTCACAGAGTGCAAAGACCCCAAAGCCTGCACCATCCTGCTGAGAGGAGCCAGCAAAGAGATCCTGGCT gaGGTGGAGCGTAACTTGCAGGATGCAATGCAGGTGTGTCGTAATGTGCTACTGGACCCATCTCTACTCCCTGGAGGCGGGGCGGTGGAAATGGCTGTGTCCAAGAGGCTGATGGAGCGTTCCAAGACCCTGACTGGGGTGGAGCAGTGGCCGTACCGTGCCGTGGCCCAGGCCCTGGAGGTTATCCCCCGTACACTCATCCAAAACTGTGGAGCCTCCACCATCCGCGTGCTCACCTCTCTCAGG GCTAAGCACACCCTGGAGGCCTGTGCATCATGGGGTGTGAATGGAGAGACCGGCACCTTGGCAGACATGATGGAGCTTGGCATCTGTGAGCCGCTGGCTGTCAAGGCCCAGACTTACAAGACTGCTGTGGAG ACGGCCATCTTGCTGCTCCGCATTGATGACATTGTGTCTGGAATCAAGAAGAAAGGCGATGACCAGgctggaggaggacagggagcaGAGTGA